A part of Rhinolophus ferrumequinum isolate MPI-CBG mRhiFer1 chromosome 11, mRhiFer1_v1.p, whole genome shotgun sequence genomic DNA contains:
- the LOC117029969 gene encoding uncharacterized protein C9orf85 homolog isoform X2, translated as MSSQKDNVARSRPQRHQNTFSFKNDKFDKSVQTKKINAKLHDGVCQRCKEVLEWRVKYSKYKPLSKPKKCVKCLQKTVKDSYHIMCRPCACELEVCAKCGKKEDIVTLFNKEPEKTENTENNVRSKYRRSCSKNEEKSDEDLDFDIDLDDSEDDNQTSEHN; from the coding sequence ATGAGCTCGCAGAAAGACAACGTGGCTCGTTCCAGGCCTCAGAGGCACCAGAATACGTTTAGTTTCAAAAATGACAAGTTTGATAAGAGTGTTCAGACCAAGAAAATTAATGCAAAACTTCATGATGGAGTATGTCAGCGCTGTAAAGAAGTTCTTGAATGGCGTGTAAAGTACAGCAAGTACAAACCATTATCAAAGcctaaaaaatgtgttaaatgtttACAAAAGACGGTGAAGGATTCTTATCACATAATGTGTAGACCATGTGCCTGTGAACTTGAAGTCTGTGCAAagtgtggaaagaaagaagacattgttACACTGTTTAATAAAGAaccagaaaagacagaaaatactgaaaataatgtaCGTTCCAAGTACAGAAGAAGCTGcagcaaaaatgaagaaaaaagtgatGAAGATTTAGATTTTGATATTGATTTAGATGACTCAGAAGATGACAATCAAACTAGTGAACATAACTGA
- the LOC117029969 gene encoding uncharacterized protein C9orf85 homolog isoform X1, whose translation MRVLIVVSVMSSQKDNVARSRPQRHQNTFSFKNDKFDKSVQTKKINAKLHDGVCQRCKEVLEWRVKYSKYKPLSKPKKCVKCLQKTVKDSYHIMCRPCACELEVCAKCGKKEDIVTLFNKEPEKTENTENNVRSKYRRSCSKNEEKSDEDLDFDIDLDDSEDDNQTSEHN comes from the coding sequence CGCGTGTTGATTGTGGTTTCGGTGATGAGCTCGCAGAAAGACAACGTGGCTCGTTCCAGGCCTCAGAGGCACCAGAATACGTTTAGTTTCAAAAATGACAAGTTTGATAAGAGTGTTCAGACCAAGAAAATTAATGCAAAACTTCATGATGGAGTATGTCAGCGCTGTAAAGAAGTTCTTGAATGGCGTGTAAAGTACAGCAAGTACAAACCATTATCAAAGcctaaaaaatgtgttaaatgtttACAAAAGACGGTGAAGGATTCTTATCACATAATGTGTAGACCATGTGCCTGTGAACTTGAAGTCTGTGCAAagtgtggaaagaaagaagacattgttACACTGTTTAATAAAGAaccagaaaagacagaaaatactgaaaataatgtaCGTTCCAAGTACAGAAGAAGCTGcagcaaaaatgaagaaaaaagtgatGAAGATTTAGATTTTGATATTGATTTAGATGACTCAGAAGATGACAATCAAACTAGTGAACATAACTGA